The Nothobranchius furzeri strain GRZ-AD chromosome 8, NfurGRZ-RIMD1, whole genome shotgun sequence genome includes a region encoding these proteins:
- the rtca gene encoding RNA 3'-terminal phosphate cyclase, which produces MDSAAVEIDGSVMEGGGQILRVSAALSCITGTAIKIAKIRAGRSSPGLRPQHLTGLQLVSDLCSGGLQGASIGSTDISLTPGKIRSGNHTADTTTAGSVCLLLQVALPCALFADGVSQLCLKGGTNAEMAPQIDYTLKVFKPIVEKFGVHFDCNIRMRGYYPKGGGEVAVTVNPVKELQPVTMTERGTIAKIYGRAFVAGVLPFKLAKDMSAAAVRTIRKEIKELYINIQPLQEKEKAYGNGNGIIVIAESSTGCLFAGSALGKKGVYADKIGIEAAEMLLRNIRHNGCVDEFLQDQLIIFMALAKGTSRIRTGTVTLHTRTAIHIAEQLTQAKFTITKCEDELSSNVTFIIECQGSGAVNPNL; this is translated from the exons ATGGACTCTGCGGCGGTGGAGATAGACGGCAGCGTGATGGAGGGA GGTGGACAGATTCTGAGAGTCTCCGCTGCGTTGAGCTGCATCACCGGTACCGCTATCAAGATCGCCAAAATCCGCGCGGGCAGGAGCTCACCGGGACTCAG ACCTCAACACCTGACCGGCCTCCAGCTGGTCTCAGATCTGTGTTCAGGTGGTCTGCAGGGCGCCAGCATCGGCTCCACCGACATCAGCCTGACTCCAGGAAAGATCCGGTCAGGAAACCACACGGCTGACACGACGACCGCGGG GAGTGTGTGTCTGCTGCTGCAGGTGGCTCTGCCCTGTGCTCTGTTCGCTGATGGTGTGTCACAGCTCTGTCTGAAGGGAGGAACCAACGCAGAGATGGCCCCTCAGATCGACTACACCCTCAAG GTCTTCAAACCCATCGTGGAGAAGTTTGGAGTCCACTTTGACTGCAACATCAGAATGAG GGGCTACTACCCTAAAGGAGGCGGGGAGGTGGCGGTGACGGTGAATCCGGTAAAAGAGCTGCAGCCTGTCACCATGACAGAGAGAGGAACCATCGCAAAGATTTACGGCCGCGCGTTCGTGGCCGGCGTCCTGCCCTTCAAA TTGGCAAAAGACatgtctgctgctgctgttcGAACCATCAGGAAGGAAATCAAAGAGCTTTACATCAACATCCAGCCActacaggagaaggagaaggcctaCGGGAACGGGAACGGCATCAT AGTCATCGCTGAGTCATCGACAGGTTGTCTGTTTGCTGGTTCGGCTCTGGGGAAGAAAG GTGTGTATGCTGATAAAATCGGCATTGAAGCTGCTGAGATGTTGCTGAGAAACATCCGACACAACGGCTGCGTGGACGAGTTCCTGCAGGATCAG CTCATTATCTTCATGGCGCTGGCGAAGGGAACGTCTCGGATTCGGACCGGCACCGTGACACTACACACGCGGACGGCCATTCACATCGCAGAGCAGCTGACACAG GC